CTGGTAAGGCTCCGTGTCTTATAACTTTAGAAGCATATTCATAATTCATATGAGAATTTAAATAAGGTCTTCTCTACACAAGCCTTCTTGGGAGGGGATTCTTAAGCTTAAGAGGGATTCGCCCCCGTCTACTATGGTTTAGCCTGGTTCTCCCGTTAAACCTGTTGAAGATAGGGTTTTCGAGAGGAAGCGCGACGTTCAAATATATTGCAATAGCGCATGGACATGGCTGTTTCTACAGGGGTTGATCCAGCCGTATTGTATACCTCTTGTAGAAACAGACCTCCAGGGTTCAACTTTAACCTCGGTGCATGACTATGTTAGTATTGCACCGATGATATAGCGTTAACGAGTTTCCTAACCGCCTTGTAGCGAAGAAGCTTGTCCAGGGCTTCACTATCATCTACAATCTTCTCTATGAGCTTTGGAAGGAACCTCTTCCGATACCATCCATTAGTCAGCTCCTTAAGTCTTTCACTAGGTTTTCTGCCACCCGGTTTCTCGTTGTAGAGTGCGTGCAGAATCCACTCCTCTATCTCGTAGTCATTAACTACTAATTCTACTTTAGCTCCAAGACCTTGTTCTCTCGGTAAATGGTCTTCTTCCCTGCGTTCAGCTGTCTCAGGGTCTCCATCACCATCGATTAAAAGTACGACCTTATCGTACTCGTGACAGGAAGCTTCAATCACACGGTTGAGTTTAGCATTGCACCGTCCCGGCATAACTTTAACATGTACTTCCGCGCTGATCCTCCCAAGCTCGTATAGCTTGGAGAATAAAATACGTAGAGCTTCTTCCCCGTAACTATCCTCTGCAAACACCTTGACTCTATGGAGCAATGTATGCAAGATACTCACCCAAGGTAACGCCGAGTTCTTTCAACCTCTTAGCTAAAGCCTCCGGGTCTTCGAAGCGTTTATGGTGGGCTTCAAAACCTTTTTTCTCCATAACAATGATTTCACCAGGTTTCACGAGGTCTATGACTGCTGGGGAATGAGTTGTCGCAATAAACACGCTATCACTGTTTCTAACATCGTCTAGAAGCCTGTGTATTGCCTTGATATGGAGAGAATTCTCAAACTCGTCAACAACAATAATAGGACTACCTATGTCGAGAGCCAACTCTATGATCAAAACCTTGAGCAACCCGTTGGAAATAGATGGAGGATTAAACCTTGTCCCGCCCTCTACAACCTCTAGAAACACCCTACCATCGGTGGTAGGAACAACCCTTACATCAATATCGGGGGAATCAAGTATGTAGCTAATAGAAGACCTGACAGCCTCCGGTACTCTACCACCATACCTGGTTAACAGGAAAGGAGCTAAATCCTCGCCGAAAGGAGAGGGAATCACAACCCTAGTTACCCGTGCCGGTTCGCGAGCTCTAAACGAAGCCTCCGGAGATAGAATAACCATTCTATCCAATAAAATGTAGAGACTTACGAGAGCAGTAGCTATTTCAGTCACGGGAGGCGATTTATTAAGTTTCGACTCAAACAGCTCCTCCGGAATCAGGTTTAAGAGGAGAATGTGATCTTCCAAAACGGATATGACGTCCTCGATAATAGTTTTCCAGTCTTCACGGTCCTCATAAGAGTGTAACCTGAAGGAATCGTGTATAAACTCCAAGACATACCTGTATCCATGCTTGTGTAGGTCAATACCGCATTTTACATCTTCATAGCTAAATGTGCAGTTTCCTTCACGACATACTAACTCGAGATTCATTGTGGGTATACTGAGTTTTTCCTCGAGTATTTTAAAGCCGCCGCGGCCCGAAAAAGTGATCCTGTAATTAACTTTACTAAGTTCTAGGATTTCACCTCCCCAATCCTCCTTCAGGGCTTCCCACTCGTTTTTCTCGGGTTTCCAGGTAGTTGAGAATTCCATGCCTAGCTCTATATTGAGTTTTTCATCGTGATTCCACACGGCGTCTCTGTAACTCCACCAGTAGAGGAAGGGGTTGGGGACGCGGTTTTGCACATGGTTAAGCACTAGTTTGAAAAGGTATAGGGCTTCTATGAGGCTTGTTTTCCCGCTACTGTTAGGACCTACAACTATGTTTACACTGGTTAAAGGAATGTGTTCATCTCTTAAGCACTTGAAGTTTTTTACGGTAATACTCTTCGGTATAACTTTAAGCATGGGTTACCCATCTCGATATAATCTGTATTCACACAGGGTTGATTAAGGTTATTGTTGCTTATGATATACTTCTTGTTACGAACAGTTGTAAGGATTTTAAGCATTTTAGCCGGAGAGTAGAAGGTTCTACAGATAGTGCTAGTTCGTGCTGTTTTCAGAAACTGGTTTCGGAGTCTAACATGTTAAAGCTTATCAACCTGCTTGAAGATTCTACAGACCCAGGGCTTCCCAATCCTCTTTACTCCCCGTCCTCGCAGGGGATTAATTAATTCTAATAAGTTCCACGCTCCAAGGGTCTTCGAGGTTTCCTCTAGCTCTAGGAGCGTTATCACAGGTTTACTTGTGTCGGTAGATTTATCGGTCGTAGAAGCCTCGGCGTTAACATATTGAAATCCCTGAACCCTCTGCAGGCGTGTTGTCTTCATTGACCGCGTATCGGCTGTGTCCAACCCTACTCGTAGCTGCTTTTAAGGGCTTCCTTCAGCATTGTAATCGGGGCATGAGCCGGGGGAGAGCAGCAGGCTTATGCTGGCAAGTCGGTACACCT
This region of Thermosphaera aggregans genomic DNA includes:
- a CDS encoding AAA family ATPase, producing MLKVIPKSITVKNFKCLRDEHIPLTSVNIVVGPNSSGKTSLIEALYLFKLVLNHVQNRVPNPFLYWWSYRDAVWNHDEKLNIELGMEFSTTWKPEKNEWEALKEDWGGEILELSKVNYRITFSGRGGFKILEEKLSIPTMNLELVCREGNCTFSYEDVKCGIDLHKHGYRYVLEFIHDSFRLHSYEDREDWKTIIEDVISVLEDHILLLNLIPEELFESKLNKSPPVTEIATALVSLYILLDRMVILSPEASFRAREPARVTRVVIPSPFGEDLAPFLLTRYGGRVPEAVRSSISYILDSPDIDVRVVPTTDGRVFLEVVEGGTRFNPPSISNGLLKVLIIELALDIGSPIIVVDEFENSLHIKAIHRLLDDVRNSDSVFIATTHSPAVIDLVKPGEIIVMEKKGFEAHHKRFEDPEALAKRLKELGVTLGEYLAYIAP